The following proteins are encoded in a genomic region of Mahella australiensis 50-1 BON:
- a CDS encoding manganese catalase family protein, translating into MGTKELAHFEMIGSMVYQLTKDASIEQIKASDTGVYYTDHDKGIYPSTGTGVPFNAAYIQSKGDPMADIHEDMAAEQKARATYEHLLDLADDPDVMDPLKFLREREIVHFQRFGEVMDKLQEYLDSKKYF; encoded by the coding sequence ATCGGCACCAAAGAGCTCGCCCATTTTGAAATGATAGGCTCCATGGTATATCAGCTCACAAAAGACGCCAGCATAGAACAGATAAAGGCCAGCGACACCGGTGTCTATTATACGGATCATGATAAGGGCATATACCCCAGCACCGGCACAGGCGTGCCCTTTAACGCAGCCTATATACAGTCCAAAGGCGATCCGATGGCTGATATACACGAGGATATGGCTGCCGAGCAAAAGGCGCGGGCCACATATGAGCATCTGCTCGATCTAGCCGATGATCCGGATGTTATGGACCCGCTTAAATTCCTGCGTGAGAGGGAAATAGTCCATTTCCAGCGTTTCGGCGAGGTAATGGATAAGCTGCAGGAATACCTCGACTCAAAGAAATACTTTTAA
- a CDS encoding helix-turn-helix domain-containing protein: protein MVTLGQRIKQLRKEHNMTQEEFGKLFGIVKSTVSLYEHDKSIPDDSIKKMIADYFNVSIDYLMGRTDIRYPAKKTIDDKLKEVIGPYIASQIIALESLSQEEKQTISVLLDGLKARRQTEDKEG from the coding sequence ATGGTGACTTTGGGCCAGCGTATAAAACAACTAAGAAAAGAACATAACATGACTCAAGAAGAATTTGGCAAACTATTTGGTATAGTAAAATCTACTGTATCTTTGTATGAGCATGATAAAAGCATACCAGATGACAGTATTAAAAAGATGATCGCTGATTATTTTAACGTGTCGATAGATTACCTTATGGGTCGTACTGATATAAGATATCCGGCAAAAAAAACTATTGACGACAAGCTAAAAGAAGTGATAGGACCTTATATTGCCTCGCAGATAATAGCTTTAGAAAGCTTGAGTCAAGAAGAAAAACAAACTATATCGGTGCTCTTAGACGGCCTAAAAGCTAGACGTCAAACCGAGGATAAAGAGGGTTAA
- a CDS encoding carbohydrate ABC transporter permease → MLENTFTERKNTFRENKVVWKNRRTGIMFILPWLIGFAIFSIYPIITSFYYSFTEYNILKPPQWIGLGNYIQLLNDDPLFWKSLYNTLYYAVFSLPLGMVVSLVLAMLLNTKIKGLAIYRTIFYMPTIVPAVASSILWMWLLDPQMGIINAALSYIGIKGPAWLVDPAWAKPALILMSLWGVGGSMVIYLAGLQDVPEELYESAELDGATWWPKIWHITLPMISPTIFFNLIMGLIGSFQYFTQAYIMTGGGPMDSTLFYSLHLFNNAFRYYHMGYASAMAWILFIIILAATLLVFKTSARWVYYGGTNQ, encoded by the coding sequence GTGCTTGAAAATACATTTACAGAAAGAAAAAATACATTTCGCGAGAACAAGGTAGTATGGAAAAATAGAAGAACAGGGATTATGTTTATCTTGCCGTGGTTGATCGGTTTCGCTATTTTCAGCATATATCCTATAATAACATCTTTTTATTATAGTTTTACTGAATACAATATACTCAAACCACCACAGTGGATAGGCCTGGGTAACTATATTCAATTGCTTAACGATGATCCGCTATTCTGGAAATCACTTTATAACACTTTGTATTACGCTGTATTTTCCCTGCCTTTAGGCATGGTAGTCAGTCTGGTACTAGCCATGCTATTGAATACCAAGATCAAGGGATTGGCCATATATAGAACCATCTTTTACATGCCAACTATAGTACCTGCTGTAGCATCATCTATATTGTGGATGTGGCTTTTAGACCCGCAAATGGGTATAATAAATGCCGCATTATCCTATATAGGCATAAAAGGACCTGCTTGGTTGGTCGATCCTGCATGGGCCAAACCGGCTCTTATATTGATGAGCCTATGGGGCGTAGGGGGGTCTATGGTTATATATTTAGCTGGATTACAAGACGTTCCAGAAGAGCTCTACGAATCAGCAGAATTGGATGGGGCAACATGGTGGCCTAAAATCTGGCATATAACCTTGCCTATGATAAGTCCCACGATATTCTTTAACCTTATAATGGGTCTCATCGGTTCGTTCCAATACTTTACTCAGGCTTACATAATGACCGGCGGCGGCCCTATGGATTCCACGCTATTCTATTCATTACATCTCTTTAACAATGCATTTAGATACTACCATATGGGTTATGCATCTGCCATGGCATGGATACTATTTATAATCATACTGGCTGCTACCCTATTGGTCTTCAAAACATCAGCGCGTTGGGTATATTACGGTGGTACAAACCAATAA
- a CDS encoding ABC transporter substrate-binding protein, which translates to MIRKRYIVLMASLLVIIMALLSACNSNQPAGTNEDGENSSSTNKNDNSSSGNPEPVEVTYWHMWTSDWGKLIDEIVAEFNKTHPNIKVKALSLPTDAETKFLAATTGGDAPDVFTEWNMIIGSWAESGAIQPLDQFIDADAPDMREWMYPICKEIGTYQGKTYAIPMSMNVFMLWWNKDIFKEAGLDPDKPPETIEELDAIQSKLWKINDRGIVERVGFFPGGWNFWMPPFGGDIYDEQNDKVTPTNQNIVKMFEWFQSYVKPKEQGGKGYDIQKVDAFNKSSASRENAMQPWLIGKQAIWTNGMWILEDIKNYNPDLNYGVASYPYPKDGGKPNSSWINGNFNVIPANAKHPKEAWEFIKWLAGYGAEADAAKILPKGGWIPVSPKVTEQPEYQKFLDEVPVRRQFVDLMSSENVQITPVLPYQQYLSDRMAQAETRVLHNEQTPLEALQQVEQEVTKEAAKYKK; encoded by the coding sequence ATGATACGAAAACGTTATATTGTATTGATGGCATCTTTGCTGGTTATAATTATGGCTCTATTATCCGCATGCAACAGCAATCAGCCAGCTGGTACCAATGAGGATGGAGAAAACTCGTCATCCACAAATAAAAACGACAATTCTAGCAGCGGAAACCCAGAGCCTGTAGAAGTGACCTACTGGCATATGTGGACAAGTGATTGGGGTAAACTTATAGATGAAATAGTAGCAGAATTTAATAAAACTCATCCCAACATCAAAGTTAAGGCATTATCCCTACCTACTGACGCTGAGACCAAGTTCTTAGCGGCGACTACCGGTGGAGATGCCCCAGATGTATTTACCGAGTGGAACATGATCATAGGTTCATGGGCTGAAAGTGGCGCCATACAGCCGTTAGACCAATTTATAGATGCTGATGCACCTGATATGCGAGAATGGATGTATCCTATATGTAAAGAGATAGGTACTTACCAAGGTAAAACATATGCTATACCTATGTCTATGAATGTCTTCATGCTTTGGTGGAACAAGGATATCTTCAAAGAAGCAGGATTAGATCCGGATAAGCCGCCTGAAACTATAGAAGAATTAGATGCCATTCAAAGCAAGCTGTGGAAAATAAACGACCGCGGTATAGTAGAAAGGGTAGGATTCTTCCCAGGTGGTTGGAACTTCTGGATGCCACCATTTGGCGGCGATATATATGATGAACAAAATGATAAGGTTACCCCTACCAACCAAAATATAGTAAAGATGTTCGAATGGTTCCAGTCCTATGTAAAGCCAAAGGAACAAGGTGGTAAAGGATATGATATACAAAAGGTCGATGCCTTTAATAAAAGCAGCGCTAGCCGCGAGAATGCCATGCAACCTTGGCTTATAGGTAAACAAGCTATATGGACAAACGGTATGTGGATATTAGAAGATATAAAAAATTACAATCCTGACTTAAATTATGGGGTTGCATCGTATCCATACCCTAAAGACGGTGGTAAACCTAATTCCAGTTGGATCAACGGGAATTTCAACGTTATACCAGCCAATGCTAAGCACCCAAAGGAAGCGTGGGAATTCATAAAGTGGCTCGCAGGATACGGAGCAGAGGCTGATGCTGCAAAAATACTGCCCAAGGGCGGCTGGATACCGGTATCACCTAAAGTAACAGAGCAACCGGAATATCAGAAGTTCTTGGATGAGGTGCCTGTACGGCGTCAATTTGTCGATCTTATGTCCAGCGAAAACGTTCAGATAACACCCGTTCTACCATATCAACAATATTTAAGCGACCGCATGGCTCAAGCTGAAACCAGGGTGTTGCATAATGAACAAACGCCTTTAGAAGCACTACAGCAGGTAGAGCAAGAGGTAACTAAAGAAGCAGCGAAATATAAGAAATAA